The DNA region AGTTGCGTGACGCGGCACGGCCCAGCCTCTATAAGAGTAACTGGTACCGAATTACCTTTATCATCGAAAAGTTGGGACATGCCCAATTTCTTTCCTAAAATTCCGATAGACATAAGACTAAATTAGGCTAGCTCGTAATAATTTTTCAATTATCTAAACCCTTCAGTTATTAAGGTGAAGTTAACAAAAAAACAATTAGTGAGGTCGAGACTTATCTGAAATAATAGATAGTTTCTCTCGGGATAAACCCACCTGAGTTTTTTAACGAAACGCTAAAAAATGTGAAATTTTCAGAGGCTCGGCTAGCTTGCGAGCTTAAAAATTCACTGAGTTACAATTGTACATCATCAAGTACCATAAAATAAAATAAAATAGAAATAAAGGAAATTTTTATGCCATTACTTCTCTCAGGGAAAAAGTTTCATAACGATTTAAAAACTAACAAATGTCTCGCAATATTTGCTCCTCTTGAAGGTGGTTATGAAACTCGTCTTTTGAGGAGAATGAAGGCCAAAGGCTTTAAAACTTTTATAACTTCAGCAAGAGGGCTTGGAGATCCAGAAGTTTTCTTGCTCAAATTGCATGGCGTTAGACCACCTCACCTTGGTCATCAAAGTGTAGGAAGAAATGGAGCGCTTGGGGAAGTTCAACAAGTAATCCCACAAGCCTCTGAGTTATTTAATGAAAATGATAAAAATAAATTACTTTGGTTATTAGAAGGTCAAGTATTATCTCAATCTGAATTAGAGAGCTTAATAGAGATTTGCACTAACGATAATAAACTAACAATAGTTGTTGAAATGGGAGGTTCAAGAAAACTTGAATGGAAACCATTAAGTAATTATATTTTGGATGAATTTGAAAGTTAAATTGTTTGATTAAAATCAAGAATAAAAAAGATAAATGGATTAAGTTAATTTGTGGTGCCAGTAATGAAGATATTGTTGCCATAGAAGATTTATGTGCAATTTATACTGCTGCTGGTGTCGACTACATAGATGTTGCAGCAGAAGAATCTATAGTTTATGCAGCAAAAAAAGGAATCGATTGGGCAAAAAAAGTCTTTAAAAACTCCCCTGGATTAATGATAAGTATTAGTGATGGTAATGATATCCACTTTCGAAAAGCAAAATTTGATCCTTTAAAATGTCCCCCTAGTTGTCCAAGACCATGCGAAAAAGTATGCCCCACCTTTGCAATTGATAATTTCGGAATTAAAGAGAGTAAATGTTATGGATGTGGAAGATGTTTAAATAGTTGTCCTCTAAATCTAATTAGTGAATATGAATATAATTTGTCAAAAAATGATTTAGCATCAACACTCCAAAAAATCAGGCCTAATGCAGTAGAAATTCATACAGAAATCAATCGCCTAGATTCTTTTACAAAAGTTATAAGTATCCTTAAAAGTTCTGGAATGAAATTAGACAAGATATCTATTAGTTGTGGATTAAATCAATCTTTCAAAAAAGCCCAAGAGCCCGAAGATCTTTTGAAAGCTCTTTGGGAAAGATATGAAATTCTGAATGAGCTAGATATTCCCCTTATTTGGCAACTAGATGGAAGGCCAATGTCTGGAGATCTTGCTCCTACAACAAGTAGAGATGCTGTTAAATTGTTTGAAAAAATCGGTTCAGATCTTCCACCAGGATTAATTCAATTAGCAGGAGGAACAAATGAAAAAACTCATGAATTGTTGAATTCAAACAATCTCCCAGATGGAATAGCATTTGGAAGTGCTGCAAGAAAAATTATGCAGCCCCTTATTGAATTTGCTCACAAAAATAACAAAAAACTCTATGAGTATCCTGAAATAATGTGTTTGGCGATCAAAAAAGCTCAGAAATTTCTAGAGCCATGGAAATCGAGCGCATTCAAATAATATTTTTATTTTTCAAAACTAGCGCCATGTTTATAAAAAATTTGTATTTTTTGGATAGAAAAAAATCTTTTCATGTATTAAAATGGTAATTCAATGGGCCGTCGCCAAGTGGTAAGGCATCGGGTTTTGGTCTCGACATTCCTAGGTTCGAATCCTAGCGGCCCAGTTCTAATATTCAATTGGTGTCTTCTCAAAAAATTTTTCTATTTGATTTTGATGGAGTAATAGTTGATGGAATGCAAGAATATTGGCATAGCTCCTTGCTGGCCTGTGAAAGATATTTAAATTCACCCAACATCACTATTGATCAAAAACTTTATCAAGGAGTACCAAATTCTTTCAAAGAAATTAGGCCTTGGGTTAAATATGGTTGGGAAATGATTCTAATTGTTCACGAAATTATAAAAACAGAAAATCCATTAAAAAGTGATAATAAAGATGATTTCATTAATAATTATCATCAAAATTGCCAGAGAATATTAAATGAAAATTCCTGGATAGCAGAAGATATACAAAAAATGTTAGATAATTCTCGCAAGTACCAAATTAATAAAGATTTTAAATCGTGGATAAATTTACATAAACCTTTTTTTGAAATTATAAATTTTATGGAAGAATTAAGCAAAAGAGGAATAAAATCTGGAGTTATAACAACTAAAGGTAAAATATTTGCAGAAAAAATTCTTAAACAATTAAATATTTTTCCAGAATTTATTTTTGGTTATGAATCGGGAACAAAAATCAAAATAGCTGAAAAACTTACACAAACTTATGAAATTTTAGGCTTTATAGAAGATAGAAAAAAAACTCTAATCGATATTAAACAAAATTCAGAAACTTCTCACATTCCATGCTTCTTAGCTGATTGGGGATATTTGAAAGAATCAGATAAAAATAAGTTAAGTAATGAAATCAAATTATTAAAATTAGGAAACCTTGGAGAATTAGTTGCAATTTAAAGATAATCAGCTAGAGTACAGATGTACTATAGTTTGTATTTATGAAGTTTGGTTTAAATAAAAATTTCCAAATTTAGAATAATTACAAGAACTTTAACCGATAAGTCAAACAATGAGCCTTGAAGAAAAGAAAAAAACTGAATCAAAAGAAAAAGACAAGGCATTAAGTCTTGTC from Prochlorococcus marinus XMU1410 includes:
- a CDS encoding LdpA C-terminal domain-containing domain → MIKIKNKKDKWIKLICGASNEDIVAIEDLCAIYTAAGVDYIDVAAEESIVYAAKKGIDWAKKVFKNSPGLMISISDGNDIHFRKAKFDPLKCPPSCPRPCEKVCPTFAIDNFGIKESKCYGCGRCLNSCPLNLISEYEYNLSKNDLASTLQKIRPNAVEIHTEINRLDSFTKVISILKSSGMKLDKISISCGLNQSFKKAQEPEDLLKALWERYEILNELDIPLIWQLDGRPMSGDLAPTTSRDAVKLFEKIGSDLPPGLIQLAGGTNEKTHELLNSNNLPDGIAFGSAARKIMQPLIEFAHKNNKKLYEYPEIMCLAIKKAQKFLEPWKSSAFK
- a CDS encoding HAD family hydrolase, which translates into the protein MSSQKIFLFDFDGVIVDGMQEYWHSSLLACERYLNSPNITIDQKLYQGVPNSFKEIRPWVKYGWEMILIVHEIIKTENPLKSDNKDDFINNYHQNCQRILNENSWIAEDIQKMLDNSRKYQINKDFKSWINLHKPFFEIINFMEELSKRGIKSGVITTKGKIFAEKILKQLNIFPEFIFGYESGTKIKIAEKLTQTYEILGFIEDRKKTLIDIKQNSETSHIPCFLADWGYLKESDKNKLSNEIKLLKLGNLGELVAI
- the ndhN gene encoding NAD(P)H-quinone oxidoreductase subunit N, encoding MPLLLSGKKFHNDLKTNKCLAIFAPLEGGYETRLLRRMKAKGFKTFITSARGLGDPEVFLLKLHGVRPPHLGHQSVGRNGALGEVQQVIPQASELFNENDKNKLLWLLEGQVLSQSELESLIEICTNDNKLTIVVEMGGSRKLEWKPLSNYILDEFES